A region from the Acyrthosiphon pisum isolate AL4f chromosome A1, pea_aphid_22Mar2018_4r6ur, whole genome shotgun sequence genome encodes:
- the LOC103308956 gene encoding nucleoprotein TPR encodes MVDVASLVNSILADDGYNALSDDTKSKFEQYLRNPTTSRNEIGTNTSCETRNQPEIDFDMLNNSTSVREAKFLELQKEIEAINEQFKNTLKQKHDLMLHNDSLLKNLHEAEVRERMTKVDDGILQLKIDTLTESLLKSTNKFSNLHAKYHKEINELKPNLDEKNAEVLALKNDVNLLQIKSKNQEDIINIMKREIDDLNLVHANETEKINKELTNNQTLMNHYKVCYENELEQTKQLTMDIMENRDYVSKLTSNTNDIEKRYETLSNDHQQYKIDSDNTICVLRSKLNASEEIVKQLLPVNSENPNYLIHKGTTITDVYAIYKETCLSLQDTTLELEHCKRNFNILEEQIRNAAPEVDQMEKDLIESNEKVKQLCETISRLELKLKDVNNKLELSNTKCDQLSKDNKKLQGIEDDLSKQVCFLLRSNQCNTRYENRNVGIDMSPQSIISNNYVTFENIQGLQKQNKKLLEIIRSLSKANDEQDIQLIKDLKDEIKILEDKLESKTQLIDQQTEKISQLQSLELTSNLTTQSNDGAQIKVLSPNKTTLENDDDIDVRTEENLEYFSVVRELNAAKCTIKQLKEKLESNSVARLRLDQHVQELNLQINELQKKIKTSNIRHSENEENIDNLHGKILSLETVSYF; translated from the exons ATGGTGGACGTAGCTAGTCTAGTCAACTCCATTTTGGCGGACGATGGCTACAACGCACTGTCTGATGACACCAAAAGCAAGTTTGAGCAGTATTTACGCAACCCTACCACAAGTCGCAATGAGATCGGGACAAATACTTCATGTG AAACCAGAAATCAACCGGAAATTGATTTTGATATGCTCAACAACAGTACTAGCGTTCGAGAAGCTAAGTTTTTGGAATTGCAAAAAGAAATCGAGGCAATCAATGAACAGTTTAAAAACACGTTGAAACAAAAACATGATCTGATGTTACACAACGATTCACTATTAAAGAATTTACATGAGGCTGAAGTTAG AGAAAGAATGACTAAAGTGGATGATGGTATATTACAGCTAAAAATTGATACCTTAACTGAAAGTTTATTAAAATCcacaaataaattttcaaatcttcatGCAAAGTATCATAaagaaataaatgaattaaaaccaaatttagaTGAAAAAAATGCAGAG gTTTTGGCGTTAAAAAATGATgtcaatttattacaaataaaatctaaaaatcaagaagacattataaacataatgaaaCGTGAAATAGATGATTTAAACCTTGTACATGCAAATGaaacagaaaaaattaataaagagttaactaataatcaaactttaatgaatcattataagg TATGTTATGAAAATGAACTTGAGCAAACTAAACAATTAACAATGGATATAATGGAAAATAGAGACTATGTAAGCAAATTAACATCGAATACAAATGATATTGAAAAAAGATACGAAACACTTTCAAATGATCAtcaacaatacaaaattgaCTCGGATAACACAATATGTGTATTAAGAAGCAAGTTAAATGCTTCAGAGGAAATAGTTAAACAATTACTTcctg tcAATTCGGAAAATCCAAATTATCTTATACATAAAGGAACAACAATTACTGATGTTTATGCTATTTATAAGGAGACGTGTTTAAGTTTACAAGATACAACACTAGAACTTGAACATTGCAAAagaaactttaatattttagaagaa cAAATTAGGAATGCTGCGCCCGAAGTTGATCAAATGGAGAAAGATTTAATTGAATCAAATGAAAAAGTTAAACAATTATGTGAAACTATTTCAAGATTGGAGTTGAAGTTGAAggatgttaataataaattagaactGTCTAATACTAAATGTGATCAGTTAtcaaaagataataaaaaacttCAAGGTATCGAAGACGATTTGAGCAAACaa GTATGTTTCTTATTACGAAGTAACCAGTGCAATACACGTTATGAAAATCGTAATGTTGGAATAGATATGAGTCCCCAATCA attatttcaaataattatgttacatttGAAAACATACAAGgcttacaaaaacaaaacaaaaaattactagAAATTATTCGTTCTTTATCTAAAGCAAATGATGAACaagatatacaattaataaaagatttaaag gatGAAATTAAAATCTTGGAAGATAAATTAGAATCGAAGACTCAATTGATTGACCAGCAAACg gAAAAAATATCTCAATTACAATCTTTGGAATTAACGTCTAATTTAACTACACAGTCAAATGATGGTGCACAAATTAAAGTTCTAAGTCCT aacaaaACAACATTAGAAAATGATGATGATATAGATGTTAGGACAGAagaaaatttagaatatttttctgtagtTCGTGAACTAAATGCTGCCAAATGTACGATTAAACAACTTAAAGAGAAACTTGAATCTAATAGTGTTGCTCGTTTGCGGTTGGACCAACATGTTCAAGAGTTAAATCTTCAAATAAatgagttacaaaaaaaaataaaaacctccAATATTAGACATTCTGAAAATGAAGAAAACATAGACAACTTGCATGGCAAAATATTATCTTTGGAAAcagtaagttacttttaa